The Lathyrus oleraceus cultivar Zhongwan6 chromosome 5, CAAS_Psat_ZW6_1.0, whole genome shotgun sequence genome includes the window TTGCAAATATTTGTCAAATAAAAAGAAACAATGCAGGTtccaatgggaaaccattgaagatTGCACGTATGCAAAGCGATGACAAACGACGAAACACTATAAATCCTGGTGTCATCTCTCTCCTTTAATTTTTGTAGGATTTGCATGCTTAGGTATTTCACTTCTAACGTAGTTTATCATTTATTCAATTGATAGTGATTTATTACGTAAGATTAGGTTTTGTTAGAATTTATACATAGTCGAGCTGAATTGTGATTAAATTCTGAGAAACAATTGAGGTTAGAATTCATTGATATTTAGTCTGTTGTATAAACACACCTTGTGGAATATACAACTAAAGCAGTTGAATACATTTGTGTATCATCATAAAACCATTTGTGGTGTTAGTGAATCGATTTAGTGTTAATGTGATCAAATTTCAATAAACgtataattttcatatttttgctTCAAACCTTCCACTCGCATCTTTTGAAAAGTTATGGTACTcttttttaaagaaaaaaaaatggTTGAATTTTTTAATAAGGGTCTATTCACGCCCCTCTAGATCGTTTTTTTACTTCCCTATTTACATCCAACACATATGTCACCATTACCAGAGTAATTAAGTGTGATAACCTTTGATATCCAAGACTTTAACAAAAATCAAGTTGAGGCGAATATCGGAAACATGTCTAACATTCTTTAGTTGAAGCTTGCATACCAAACATCTCTCATACCAACAAATCCAAAAACTCATTTGTTTCCCATTTTTATCATGCCAAATTAACTAGCAATATAAGATGAGAAAGAATCACACCTAGAAGAAACATGATATGAGGCTCCAAAATCAATAATACAATTTGAATCTTGATATACATGGTTTATGAAATTATTATCATAAATATTATGATGTACACATAATCACAATAGAAACTCAGAACCTAACCCTTTTCTTTGGTGGCTTTTTGACTTTGTTATTCTTGCTGGTCTATGTAGGGGGTTCTTTTGTTGTGTATGCAAGCATGTTTCAGATGTGACAATAACAATTTGTTTGTTTTTCTTGCAAGTTCTACTATCGTGGCCATATTCCAAGCATTTCTTGCATGTATGGCTAGTATTTGATCTTTTTCATTTGGTTTCAGATGTAACATCAAACTCAGAATCAATCCTCTTGATTAAGTCACATGCTTCAAAATAAGACCAATAATCTGGATCTTGACCACTATATGTATAAACATTTTCACCCTCATATTTTAAATTTGGATCTTTTACAAAAGAACCAATAATGTATAACACAACCTTAAATAACCTCATGTCTTGTACATTACACTTAAGGTCAAATTTGTACAACTTAAATCAAATACGGTATACACACACAATCACAGTACACTCAACATTATGCATGGATAAATTACACTAAAAAAGCATCTCACATTAAACAATCAAAATATCAATTACTACATAAAAGTGATGGATCCCTAAACCCTAAACTAATGCtcaacataataataacaaatttAGTATAAAAAGTGAACAAACCTGAACTATTGAGTGAAAGACCACAAGATTCGCTTTCGAAATGTCTCAATGGAACCACCACAAGCTCTCGGTAAACTGAATGGGACCGCCGCAACAACAAACCAACGATTGTTTTCCTTTTCTTCGTAAACAACTTGAAACAGAGAAGAAACCAAACAACGTTTTGAATGGTGTTTCAAACGGAGAACACACAACAACACTCAGAAGAATTAGAAGACCATTTTTGACTTTGTATGATTTCAAGCGGTGTTTCAAATGGTGAAGTCTCAAATAGTATAAGGTTAATTAAATGAAATTTATGACATTTGGTTTactaaattaattaaaatttagCTATTTTTAATTCTATGTTGACCAATCAAGTTCTACCAAGCTACAAAACTTATGTCACGTGTGATGCCACGTTAGTCTCCGTTCATAGAAACTAATATGAAAGAATTAAATTTATGAACAAAAATTTTTTAGAGAACCAAGGAAAAATTATAAGAATCAATATTAAATAATGGTCTATTTATAAGGATGGAGAACGAAGAAATTTTTTATGAGAATCAAAATTAAATAATGGTCTATTTATAAGAACTAACAACATATTTAACCCTGTcagaaaaggaaaaaataaatGTTTTCACAAATGTGTTTGGTACATATTTTATATTCTGAGGAacatttttaaaataataataaagaaatatAGGTAGTTATTGATAATTGTGTTTTATTTTCAGAAATAAATCAAAGCTTCTCTCTAATCTATGATCTAAAATTAAATTCTCCTAAGAGAGACATGTCTTGTGCTCAAATCGGTCACCCTATTCAAATATGTCACAATTTATTCTTCTTGTGCAAATATGAGCTGGATTTAGATATCAATCTGGATTCCAAAGTTCTTCACCAAAAAAACAAGGAATTCCAAAGCTTGcatatttatatatataataacTATGAAGCAAGCCTCCTATAACATTATGACCATAATTACCTTAGGTAGAATAATtttactacatctaattcctcTAATCTCTATAAGTGAATATTACTGTGTGAACTTTGGACCAAGATTTTTGCCTATAATCTGAGATGGAACAATTCAGATTTCACAATATCATAATCAGTTTAAAAATGATTATGACAGTGGATTTGAAATTGGATGGCTGACAACGATAATTTTGTGTGACGCGTGCAACATGTCCAAATCCGAACATTCTACCTAGATGGGAAGAAGCTCATGCAAATCGGGGGACGAATCTTTAACAAAGCAAGAATGGATGAAGGAAGAATCCATAATCCATCTCCACAAATCAAACCAGAAGCAACTGCAGGAACCATCAAACCTGCTTCACTTTTGTTCAGGATATGCCATGCAAACACAATCAAACTTCCTACACACATGTCAATGGCAAAGTAACCACCAACAAGAAAAGGCACAGCCATAGCCATTGGAAGTGGAATCCATCTACCAACTTTTTTCGGGCCAAGATCTCTCAACAAATTAGCCACTATTGCAAACACAAAAAATCCACAACACAATTGCAAGCAGTGACGTGGAAGTGCGGAAAAACCTTCCACGCCCAAAATTGCCATGTTTCTATATATAATAGCATATGGAGCCTTGTAAACACCATCTGGATTCCCAACATCAAAAGCTTTGTAAAAAAGGAAGAATGTGATAGGAGCAACAACACAACCTATTGCTGTACCAATTGCTTGGCTTACAAGCATCGAACGCGGCGAAGTCAATGTGAGATGGCCTGTCTTCAAATCATGCATTAAATCAGATGAAATTGAAACAATTGATTTAATCAAACCACACCCTACAAGTCCAGCAACTACACCATCGCTTTTTCCAGCCAAAGCTGCAAGTACAAAGAGAGCTACTTTTCCATAGTTATAGGCCATGTTCATATCGGTTAATCCAGCACCGTAAGCATTGCAGAAGCCAAGAGAAGGCGCAAAAATATATGCAAACAGGACAAAATACCACTTCACCTGAGGGAACATCAACGGGATTACAACTATAGAGATGACGGAGAAAAATATGTACCCTGTACATGCCAACCATATTGGAATATTTTCTCTCGCAAACATTTCGTTGCGTCTTAGATCATCAAGAGGCAACTGTTTCTGGTTACCGGAAACTGCAAATGACAAGAGTATGTTGAGAGTGTGAATGAAATCCTCAAGGACTGGAAAAATTATAAGCTATCACTTACTTACATGTATTATTAAGATTCTTCTTTTTCATGTTGGCGTGGATATTTGTGGCAGTGAAATAGAGAACTTTGACAAAATTGTAAAACCCATCACCAAGAATCAAGGCAATGGAAATGAAAACCTGAAGCAAGGGATAAAAATCAGATAAGGTGTAAAAACAAATAATTTTATATCTTTTTATTAAGGTCCTTTAATTAATTCTAGCTAAACTTAAACCTTATAACCATTGAGACTCTTCATGCTACTTTCTTTTATATTTGCAGGGAACCATTCTCCTTTTAATCCTCTGATTAATGGCCACATGATGCCCCATGAAACCACAGCACCAAGAAGTAATGATAAATTAACAAGATGAGAACAGATCATTCCTGCTCCAACATAAGTCATACTGAAATCGAAGTAAAATCTGCGAAATTATAGCGCTTTAATCAGCAACAATTACATAATCATTTCATATGTAGTTGAGAACTTTTAGTACTACTAGTAGTCGAACAAAAACCAAAGGAAAACTCACGAGTTTTTCCATGCTTGCAATCCAAAAGTAGGAAATTGAACAAATCCACAAGTATCTCCACCAGTAAAGAACCACTGAAAGAATGCCCAAACAAAGCTCGATGCGAAGAATTTCACGAATCCATGAACCTGCTTCCTGCAAAAGAAGTTAAACAAATTTGAGAAACTCCAAAACATTAAAactaaaaacaaaacaaaagacAAAACAGGTTCATACTTGGCCATGACATCTCCTTTAGGTGTATGGAATCCATTAATAAGAACCGCAGTAGCAGTTCCACTTGGATAAGTTAATTTGTAGTCTATTATCATGATCTGTTAAACAACACAAACTTCATCATCAGCGCCATTCAGGTCAAACAGAACCAAATTCTTTAGCAACATTCCGTCCCTTGTGAAATTAAAACTCTTAACACAAAACTAACAC containing:
- the LOC127081621 gene encoding metal-nicotianamine transporter YSL3; amino-acid sequence: MIGSVTRLEESVNPMDTRNNEESEIRENLEEGPVAMMDEEVNRIAPWRKQITVRGLIASFVIGVIYSVIVMKLNLTTGLVPNLNVSAALLGFVFIRIWTKILAKAKIVSIPFTRQENTIIQTCAVACYSIAVGGGFGSYLLGLNRRTYEQAGIDTPGNTPGSTKEPAIGWMTAFLFVTSFVGLLALVPIRKIMIIDYKLTYPSGTATAVLINGFHTPKGDVMAKKQVHGFVKFFASSFVWAFFQWFFTGGDTCGFVQFPTFGLQAWKNSFYFDFSMTYVGAGMICSHLVNLSLLLGAVVSWGIMWPLIRGLKGEWFPANIKESSMKSLNGYKVFISIALILGDGFYNFVKVLYFTATNIHANMKKKNLNNTFSGNQKQLPLDDLRRNEMFARENIPIWLACTGYIFFSVISIVVIPLMFPQVKWYFVLFAYIFAPSLGFCNAYGAGLTDMNMAYNYGKVALFVLAALAGKSDGVVAGLVGCGLIKSIVSISSDLMHDLKTGHLTLTSPRSMLVSQAIGTAIGCVVAPITFFLFYKAFDVGNPDGVYKAPYAIIYRNMAILGVEGFSALPRHCLQLCCGFFVFAIVANLLRDLGPKKVGRWIPLPMAMAVPFLVGGYFAIDMCVGSLIVFAWHILNKSEAGLMVPAVASGLICGDGLWILPSSILALLKIRPPICMSFFPSR